Proteins encoded in a region of the Zea mays cultivar B73 chromosome 4, Zm-B73-REFERENCE-NAM-5.0, whole genome shotgun sequence genome:
- the LOC100281298 gene encoding Protein CONTINUOUS VASCULAR RING 1-like — MGDAKTSVLITMPSRDRDRDRLVPTAAVATHESPSALTVGDSDDDKSKPSSASAAAAAAQTGREAFHKVVHSWASKKFMTGCVILFPIAVTFYVTWWFFRFVDGFFSPIYAHLGIKIFGLGFVTSISFIFVVGLFMSSWLGASILGLGEWFIKRMPFVRHIYDASKQISAAISPDQNKHAFKEVVIIRHPRIGEYAFGFITSEVLLQGYSSEEQMYCVYVPTNHLYIGDIFLVSSSDVIRPNMSVREGIEIVVSVGTSMPQVLSILETEPNQLNRIRSTRS; from the exons ATGGGTGACGCGAAGACTTCGGTACTAATCACGATGCCCAGCCGCGACCGCGACCGGGACCGGCTCGTGCCTACCGCTGCCGTTGCCACCCATGAGTCCCCGTCCGCCCTCACTGTCGGCGACTCCGATGACGACAAGAGCAAGCCCTCCTCTGcttccgccgccgctgccgccgcgcAGACCGGCCGTGAG GCGTTCCATAAAGTTGTGCATAGCTGGGCGTCCAAGAAGTTCATGACCGGATG TGTCATCCTCTTCCCAATTGCAGTTACATTCTATGTGACATGGTGGTTCTTTCGCTTTGTGGATGGGTTTTTCTCCCCAATATATGCTCACCTGGGAATCAAAATATTTG GGCTTGGTTTTGTAACATCGATATCTTTCATTTTTGTGGTTGGTTTATTCATGTCATCTTGGCTGGGAGCATCTATCCTTGGCCTTGGAGAGTGGTTTATAAAACGAATGCCATTTGTTCGCCATATTTACGATGCATCTAAGCAAATCAGTGCTGCCATTTCACCTG ATCAAAACAAGCATGCATTCAAAGAAGTGGTCATCATTAGGCACCCAAGAATTGGCGAATATGCATTTGGATTTATCACTTCGGAAGTTCTACTTCAG GGTTATTCTAGTGAAGaacagatgtactgtgtttatgttCCGACCAACCATCTCTATATTGGTGACATATTTCTGGTCAGCTCAAGTGACGTGATTAGACCGAACATGTCTGTTCGCGAAGGCATTG AAATTGTTGTCTCTGTGGGCACATCGATGCCTCAAGTATTGTCGATTCTGGAAACTGAGCCAAACCAGTTGAACAGGATCAGATCCACCCGAAGCTGA
- the LOC100281298 gene encoding protein CONTINUOUS VASCULAR RING 1-like isoform X1, whose product MAEPTIADVLAELRALRTDVNTLQFDMAAMKDKSASASDNGGHGRRPEGQRDHDPYLQHRKWDFPRFDGSVDPMLFINKCESYFRHHRTLGEERVRMASYHLDDVAQLWYNQLEEDDGAPSWGRFKDFLNERFGPPLRSAPLFELSECRRTESVEEYSNRFQTLLPRAGRLDEAQRVQLFTGGLLPPLSHAVRIHNPTTLAAAMSLARQVELMELERPLVRQGARGLLPPPPPRTAPAAPPQQLALPNLPAGNDQGRREGNQRRLSTAEQAERRRLGLCFNCDEKYSRGHNRFCKRIFFVDGVEIDDTEPVTDDGDRDAPCFSLQAVAGVSMTDTTQLAVTLGAAQLVALLDSGSTHNFISEEAARRTGLPLQQRPRLTAMVANGEKITCAGVIRKAPLIIAGAAFPAELFVMPLAGYDIVLGTKWLSALGPIVWDLANRRMSFQRGGRTISWAGLSTTSGPAVCTLSAEESLLDALLGAFARVFATPTGLPPKRAHDHRILLKPDAQPVAVRPYRYPAAHKDELERQCAAMMEQGIVRRSDSPFSSPVLLVKKADGSWRFCVDYRALNAMTVKDAFPIPVVDELLDELNGAKFFSKLDLRSGYHQVRMRPEDIHKTAFRTHDGLYEFLVMAFGLCNAPATFQALMNDVLRPFLRRFVLVFFDDILINSRTWADHLRHLRAVLEELRRHQLFVKRTKCSFGVSAVAYLGHVISAAGVAMDPVKVQAIHDWPTPRSARAVRGFLGLAGYYRKFVHNYGTVAAPLTALLKKDGFTWDDAAATAFSALKAAVTSAPVLAMPDFAKLFVVECDASTIGFGAVLVQEGHPVAYFSRPVAPRHRALAAYERELIGMVQAVRHWRPYLWGRRFLVKTDHYSLKYLLNQRLATIPQHHWVGKLLGFDFTVEYRSGATNTVADALFRRDNEEGELLAISAPRFDFIERLRHAQATDPALVAVHDELRAGTRTAPWTITDGMVALEGRLYIPPASPLLQEILAAVHDDGHEGVHRTLHRLRRDFHFPNMRRVVQDFVKACATCQRYKIDHLRPAGLLQPLPIPSSVWADIGIDFIEALPRVQGKTVILSVVDRFSKYCHFIPLAHPYTAESVAQAFFSDIVRLHGVPQSIVSDRDPVFTSTFWTELMRLTGTKLFMSSAFHPQTDGQTEAANRVIVMYLRCFTGDRPRQWLRWLPWAEYTYNTAFQSSLRETPFRVVYGRDPPSIRSYEPGETRVAAVALEMEDRTAFLADVRYRLEQAQAVQKRVYDQHHRPVEYQVGDWALLRLRQRPAASLPRTSTGKLKPRFVGPYRVLEIINAVAVRLELPPGARLHDVFHVGVLKKFVGTPPATPPALPPTHNGAVVPVPAGVTAGRLARGIRQLLVQWQGEPAASASWEDYDDFRARFPDFQLEDELVFDGGRDVMCGRTYARRARDVRRGTERAARTQEGKASG is encoded by the coding sequence ATGGCCGAGCCCACCATTGCCGACGTCCTCGCTGAGTTGCGGGCACTCCGCACGGACGTCAACACGCTGCAGTTCGACATGGCGGCCATGAAGGACAAGTCTGCGTCGGCCTCGGACAACGGGGGCCATGGTCGGCGACCCGAGGGGCAGCGCGACCACGATCCGTACCTCCAGCACCGCAAGTGGGACTTCCCCCGCTTCGACGGCTCCGTCGATCCGATGCTGTTCATCAACAAATGTGAGTCATACTTCCGGCATCACCGCACCTTGGGGGAGGAACGTGTTCGGATGGCATCATACCATCTGGACGACGTCGCGCAGCTGTGGTACAACCAGCTTGAAGAAGATGATGGTGCCCCGTCATGGGGTCGATTCAAAGACTTCCTGAATGAGAGGTTCGGACCTCCACTCCGTTCCGCGCCGTTGTTCGAACTTTCGGAATGCCGGCGCACCGAATCTGTGGAGGAGTACTCTAATCGTTTCCAGACGCTCCTGCCCCGTGCCGGTCGGCTGGACGAAGCTCAACGAGTGCAACTCTTCACCGGAGGCCTCCTCCCGCCTCTCAGTCATGCGGTGCGCATCCATAATCCGACCACGCTCGCCGCTGCGATGAGCCTGGCGCGGCAAGTGGAGCTCATGGAGCTCGAGCGACCGCTGGTACGACAGGGAGCGCGCGGTCTACTTCCGCCACCGCCGCCTCGAACCGCTCCGGCCGCGCCACCCCAGCAGCTGGCTCTTCCAAACCTGCCGGCGGGTAACGACCAGGGACGACGCGAGGGCAACCAGCGGCGCCTCTCTACGGCGGAGCAGGCGGAACGACGTCGCCTTGGCCTTTGTTTTAACTGTGACGAAAAGTATTCTCGTGGCCATAACAGGTTTTGCAAGCGGATTTTCTTCGTGGACGGGGTGGAGATTGATGACACCGAACCCGTCACCGACGACGGGGACAGGGACGCCCCCTGCTTCTCGCTGCAGGCGGTGGCTGGGGTGTCCATGACGGACACCACGCAGCTCGCGGTCACACTAGGGGCCGCTCAGCTCGTAGCCCTCCTCGACTCCGGCAGCACCCACAATTTCATCTCCGAAGAAGCCGCTCGGCGAACGGGTCTTCCGCTCCAACAACGTCCCCGCCTAACGGCCATGGTGGCTAATGGTGAGAAGATCACCTGCGCCGGCGTCATCCGCAAAGCCCCACTAATCATCGCTGGTGCTGCGTTCCCGGCGGAGCTGTTCGTCATGCCCTTGGCCGGGTACGACATCGTCCTCGGCACCAAATGGCTCAGCGCGTTGGGACCCATTGTCTGGGACCTGGCCAACAGGCGCATGTCCTTCCAGCGAGGGGGCCGCACCATCTCATGGGCGGGCCTATCCACGACGTCGGGCCCGGCGGTGTGCACCTTGTCCGCTGAAGAATCGCTCTTGGATGCTCTCCTCGGAGCGTTTGCAAGGGTCTTCGCCACTCCAACGGGACTGCCCCCCAAGCGCGCACATGATCACCGCATCCTGTTGAAGCCCGATGCACAGCCGGTCGCCGTGCGCCCCTATCGGTACCCAGCTGCCCACAAAGATGAGTTGGAGCGGCAGTGTGCAGCCATGATGGAACAAGGGATCGTCCGACGCAGCGACTCCCCGTTTTCGTCGCCGGTCCTCCTTGTCAAGAAGGCCGATGGATCCTGGCGCTTCTGCGTCGACTACCGGGCCCTGAACGCCATGACGGTCAAGGACGCCTTCCCGATCCCGGTGGTGGATGAGCTATTGGATGAGCTCAACGGCGCCAAATTTTTCTCCAAGCTCGACCTACGGTCGGGATACCACCAGGTCCGCATGCGACCCGAGGACATCCACAAGACGGCGTTCCGCACGCATGACGGCCTATATGAGTTCCTGGTCATGGCGTTCGGACTCTGCAACGCGCCGGCCACATTCCAAGCCCTCATGAACGACGTCCTGAGGCCGTTCCTCCGTCGCTTCGTCCTCGTATTTTTTGACGATATTTTGATCAACAGCAGGACTTGGGCAGATCACCTCCGGCACCTGCGTGCTGTCCTGGAAGAACTGCGCCGTCACCAGCTCTTCGTCAAGCGCACCAAATGTTCCTTCGGGGTCTCCGCCGTCGCCTACCTCGGCCACGTTATCTCTGCGGCGGGCGTCGCCATGGATCCCGTCAAGGTGCAAGCCATCCATGATTGGCCGACGCCACGATCCGCCCGTGCCGTCcgtggcttcctcggcctcgcggggtactaccgcaagttcgtaCATAACTATGGCACGGTGGCCGCGCCCCTGACGGCGTTGCTCAAGAAGGACGGTTTCACTTGGGATGATGCAGCGGCCACGGCGTTCTCCGCACTCAaggcggcggtcacttcggcaccAGTCCTCGCCATGCCCGACTTCGCCAAGCTGTTCGTCGTCGAATGTGACGCGTCAACCATCGGCTTTGGGGCGGTCCTAGTCCAGGAGGGACACCCGGTGGCATACTTCAGCCGGCCAGTAGCGCCGCGCCACCGCGCGCTGGCCGCCTACGAGCGAGAGCTCATTGGCATGGTCCAGGCGGTTCGGCATTGGAGGCCATACCTATGGGGGCGCCGCTTCCTCGTCAAGACGGACCACTACAGCTTGAAATACCTCCTCAACCAGCGCCTCGCCACGATTCCGCAGCACCACTGGGTCGGCAAGCTCTTGGGCTTCGATTTCACAGTGGAGTACCGCTCCGGGGCCACGAATACTGTCGCCGACGCCCTATTCCGCCGCGACAACGAGGAAGGAGAGCTGCTGGCCATCTCAGCGCCCCGGTTCGACTTCATCGAGCGCCTCCGCCATGCCCAGGCTACCGACCCGGCGCTGGTAGCCGTCCACGATGAGCTCCGGGCGGGGACCCGCACGGCGCCGTGGACCATCACCGACGGCATGGTCGCCCTGGAGGGGCGCCTCTACATCCCGCCAGCATCGCCACTACTTCAGGAAATCCTGGCCGCGGTCCACGACGACGGCCATGAAGGCGTTCATCGCACGCTGCACCGCCTGCGGCGTGATTTTCATTTCCCCAACATGCGTCGTGTGGTGCAGGACTTTGTGAAGGCGTGCGCCACATGTCAGAGGTACAAGATTGACCACCTGAGGCCGGCCGGGCTGCTCCAGCCACTGCCCATTCCGTCCAGCGTGTGGGCCGACATCGGCATCGATTTCATTGAAGCACTCCCCCGGGTGCAGGGCAAGACAGTAATCCTCTCCGTCGTCgaccgcttcagcaagtactGCCACTTCATCCCGTTAGCACACCCCTACACCGCCGAGTCTGTCGCCCAAGCATTCTTCAGCGACATCGtccgccttcatggtgtgccgcaaTCCATCGTCTCGGACCGCGACCCGGTGTTCACGTCGACATTCTGGACCGAGCTCATGCGGCTCACTGGCACCAAGCTCTTCATGTCGTCGGCTTTTCACCCGCAAACGGATGGACAGACGGAGGCCGCCAACAGGGTAATCGTCATGTACCTCCGTTGTTTCACAGGCGATCGTCCTCGGCAGTGGCTTCGCTGGCTTCCGTGGGCCGAATACACCTACAACACGGCTTTCCAATCGTCGCTCCGGGAGACGCCGTTCCGCGTGGTCTATGGCCGCGACCCGCCCTCCATCCGCTCTTATGAGCCTGGTGAGACGCGTGTGGCAGCTGTTGCACTGGAGATGGAGGACCGCACGGCTTTTCTCGCCGACGTCCGCTACCGCCTCGAACAGGCCCAAGCGGTCCAAAAGCGTGTCTATGATCAACACCATCGTCCGGTGGAGTACCAAGTTGGGGACTGGGCACTACTACGACTCCGGCAACGCCCGGCAGCATCACTACCACGGACCTCCACCGGCAAGCTCAAGCCACGGTTCGTTGGACCGTATCGCGTCCTGGAGATCATCAACGCCGTGGCTGTCCGGCTCGAGCTTCCGCCAGGGGCCCGCctccatgatgtgttccatgttggAGTGCTCAAGAAGTTCGTCGGCACACCACCAGCAACACCCCCGGCATTACCCCCCACGCACAACGGCGCTGTGGTGCCCGTGCCAGCAGGGGTCACAGCCGGGCGCCTGGCTCGTGGGATTCGCCAGCTATTGGTCCAGTGGCAAGGTGAGCCAGCTGCGTCAGCAAGCTGGGAGGACTACGACGACTTTCGCGCTCGCTTCCCTGAtttccagctcgaggacgagctggtcttCGACGGCGGGAGAGATGTGATGTGCGGGCGCACATACGCCAGGCGCGCGCGTGATGTGCGCAGGGGAACAGAGCGCGCAGCCAGGACACAGGAAGGGAAGGCAAGTGGCTAG
- the LOC100285786 gene encoding tRNase Z TRZ1, with the protein MAKSGGESTVEVPIPASASATRPKAKHRIEIEGYPVDGVSIGGQETCVIFPTLSLAFDIGRCPQRAVSQEFLFVSHGHLDHIGGLPMYVATRGLFRLRPPTIFVPACLRDLVERLFEVHRAMDQSELNHNLVPLEVGEEYELRRDLKVRAFRTYHAIPSQGYVIYSVKQKLKQEFIGLPGSEIKRLKLSGVEITNTVSTPEIAFSGDTTADFILDPDNADVLQAKILVVESTFLDDSISVEHAREYGHTHLFEITSQADKLQNKAILLIHFSARYTTEEIDAAINKLPPSFRSRVYALKEGF; encoded by the exons ATGGCGAAAAGCGGCGGCGAGTCCACTGTGGAGGTTCCTATTCCCGCTTCCGCGTCGGCTACGAGGCCGAAGGCGAAACACCGTATAGAGATCGAGGGGTACCCTGTGGATGGCGTCTCCATTGGCGGTCAAGAGACTTGCGTCATCTTCCCGACTCTGAGCCTCGCCTTCGACATCGGCCGGTGCCCGCAGCGCGCCGTCTCCCAGGAGTTCCTCTTCGTCTCTCACGGGCACCTCGACCACATCGGGGGCCTTCCCATGTATGTGGCCACGCGGGGGCTCTTCAGGCTGCGTCCGCCCACCATCTTCGTCCCCGCGTGCCTCCGGGACCTCGTGGAGAGGCTATTTGAGGTGCACCGCGCCATGGACCAGTCCGAGCTCAACCACAACCTGGTCCCCCTGGAGGTCGGGGAGGAGTACGAGCTCAGGAGGGACCTCAAGGTCAGGGCTTTCAGGACCTATCACGCCATACCCAGCCAG GGGTATGTGATATACTCGGTGAAGCAGAAGCTTAAGCAGGAGTTCATTGGCCTACCAGGGAGCGAGATCAAGCGGCTCAAGCTATCAGGTGTGGAG ATCACAAATACGGTGTCCACCCCTGAAATTGCTTTCTCGGGGGATACAACAGCAGATTTCATTCTTGATCCGGATAATGCAGATGTGCTGCAGGCAAAAATTCTTGTTGTCGAG AGTACCTTTCTAGACGACTCAATTTCAGTTGAGCATGCAAGAGAATATGGGCACACACATTTATTTGAG ATAACAAGTCAGGCCGACAAGCTTCAAAACAAAGCTATTCTACTGATCCACTTTTCTGCTCGTTATACTACAGAG GAAATTGATGCGGCAATAAACAAATTGCCACCGTCTTTCCGTAGCAGAGTTTATGCCTTGAAGGAaggcttctaa
- the LOC103654712 gene encoding uncharacterized protein, translating to MAEKPPLSAKPPLPSKPRPKAASAARPTTTTPAPGSRPAASPFKKPTLAPPQVLPLKPPPAHQYRQQQQQQHPAPPGGARKPRAYRQQQPHPHRRGRGCSCRRACCLATGLALLALCLALAAACLAYLYYRPRAPSFHLQPLAPVRLRLGSNASTVDATVGARVVSWNPNERVEFRYGDGEGRVALADPDGDVALGWAPVRGFAHAPRRVAAVAFVATARGVVLDDAVAARVRDRYRRRRQGFRVVVDAHVGVRVGALRTGMVPLRLLCDDGVMAPRAVGSSDGAVVGPMTKCQVLLFRVRWFSLN from the exons ATGGCCGAGAAGCCGCCTCTGTCGGCCAAGCCTCCCCTGCCGTCCAAGCCGAGGCCTAAGGCGGCGTCGGCGGCAAGGCCGACAACGACGACGCCGGCCCCCGGCAGCAGGCCGGCCGCGTCGCCCTTCAAGAAGCCCACGCTCGCGCCGCCGCAGGTGCTCCCGCTCAAGCCGCCGCCGGCGCACCAGTAccgccagcagcagcagcagcagcacccgGCGCCCCCGGGCGGTGCCCGGAAGCCGCGGGCGTACCGCCAGCAGCAGCCGCACCCGCACCGCCGCGGCCGCGGGTGCTCGTGCCGCCGCGCGTGCTGCCTGGCCACGGGCCTCGCGCTGCTCGCGCTCTGCCTGGCGCTGGCCGCCGCCTGCCTGGCCTACCTCTACTACCGGCCGCGCGCGCCGTCGTTCCACCTGCAGCCGCTGGCCCCCGTGCGCCTCCGCCTCGGCAGCAACGCCTCCACCGTGGACGCCACCGTCGGCGCCCGCGTCGTGTCGTGGAACCCCAACGAGCGGGTCGAGTTCCGGTACGGCGACGGCGAGGGCCGCGTCGCGCTGGCCGACCCCGACGGCGACGTCGCGCTCGGGTGGGCCCCCGTGCGGGGCTTTGCCCACGCGCCGCGCCGCGTCGCCGCCGTCGCGTTCGTGGCCACCGCCAGGGGCGTCGTGCTCGACGACGCCGTCGCGGCGCGCGTGCGCGACAGgtaccggcggcggcggcaggggttcAGGGTGGTCGTGGACGCCCACGTCGGCGTCCGCGTCGGGGCGCTGCGCACGGGGATGGTGCCGCTCAGGCTGCTGTGCGATGACGGCGTGATGGCGCCGCGCGCTGTGGGGTCGTCCGATGGGGCCGTGGTGGGGCCCATGACCAAGTGCCAGGTGCTCCTGTTCAGAGTAAGATG GTTTAGCCTGAACTGA